In Populus alba chromosome 1, ASM523922v2, whole genome shotgun sequence, a single window of DNA contains:
- the LOC118030181 gene encoding organelle RRM domain-containing protein 2, mitochondrial — translation MAMRATMSLAAAATAPRGGLLRLFSTTSTLSSSFPFPQTTQQTPAREQAEPNTNLFVSGLSKRTTTEGLQEAFSKFGEVVQAKVVTDRTSGYSKGFGFVRYGTLEDAAEGIKGMDGQFLDGWVIFAEYARPKQPPSQPQNNMGPGYGNYTNPNNRWQ, via the exons ATGGCCATGAGAGCAACGATGTCTTTGGCTGCGGCAGCCACAGCTCCCCGTGGCGGTTTGCTGCGGCTGTTTTCAACAACTTCTACTTTATCCTCCTCCTTCCCTTTTCCTCAGACCACGCAGCAAACTCCTGCACGAGAACAGGCTGAACCCAACACCAATCTCTTCGTATCTG GGCTAAGTAAAAGAACAACAACAGAGGGACTCCAAGAGGCCTTTTCTAAATTTGGTGAAGTGGTCCAAG CTAAAGTTGTAACTGACAGGACCTCGGGTTATTCTAAGGGTTTTGGTTTTGTCAGATATGGTACCTTAGAAGATGCTGCAGAAGGAATAAAAGGCATGGATGGACAG TTTCTGGATGGATGGGTTATATTTGCAGAGTATGCAAGACCCAAACAACCACCTTCTCAACCCCAGAACAACATGGGTCCAGGATATGGAAACTACACAAATCCTAATAACCGCTGGCAGTGA